A genomic segment from Polyangium mundeleinium encodes:
- a CDS encoding acylphosphatase → MGLKQVHLHVKGRVQGVYFRASTQREAKRLGLCGWVKNRADGGVEILAEGEEDGLKELIAWSQKGPSAARVEHVDVRWRGFQGDFSDFRIVE, encoded by the coding sequence ATGGGGCTGAAACAAGTGCATCTGCACGTGAAAGGTCGCGTTCAGGGCGTCTACTTCCGGGCCTCGACGCAGCGCGAAGCCAAGCGCCTCGGCCTCTGCGGCTGGGTCAAGAACCGCGCGGACGGAGGGGTCGAAATCCTCGCCGAAGGCGAAGAAGACGGCCTGAAAGAGCTCATCGCCTGGTCCCAGAAGGGACCGAGCGCGGCGCGCGTGGAGCACGTCGACGTTCGTTGGCGCGGATTTCAGGGCGATTTTTCGGACTTCCGCATCGTCGAGTGA
- the rplQ gene encoding 50S ribosomal protein L17, with protein sequence MRHKKAGRQFGRDTSSRRAMLRNLTANLITHERIETTDAKAKELRRVAERLISKAMRLGKVAYTAQSELSAADKARRLHAERLVAAYVPRFGVKADGTKVDVVEKVMLDLSKRFEGRPGGYTRIIKLGNRRGDNAPMVYIEFIDAVPVTDKQAPEEPAAAVTAEPTSAASASSESASTASSGETASNE encoded by the coding sequence ATGCGTCATAAGAAGGCGGGGAGGCAGTTTGGTCGGGACACGTCGAGCCGGCGCGCGATGCTGCGCAACTTGACGGCGAACCTGATCACCCACGAGCGCATCGAGACGACGGACGCGAAGGCCAAGGAGCTCCGTCGCGTCGCGGAGCGGCTCATCAGCAAGGCCATGCGCCTCGGCAAGGTCGCCTATACCGCGCAGAGCGAGCTGTCGGCGGCCGACAAGGCACGCCGGCTTCACGCCGAGCGCCTCGTCGCGGCCTACGTACCGCGCTTTGGCGTGAAGGCTGACGGCACCAAGGTCGACGTCGTCGAGAAGGTGATGCTCGACCTCTCGAAGCGCTTCGAGGGCCGGCCCGGTGGTTACACGCGCATCATCAAGCTCGGCAATCGCCGCGGCGACAATGCGCCGATGGTCTACATCGAGTTCATCGATGCGGTGCCGGTGACCGACAAGCAGGCTCCCGAGGAGCCGGCTGCGGCGGTGACCGCCGAGCCTACGTCGGCCGCGTCGGCTTCGTCCGAGTCCGCCTCGACGGCGAGCTCTGGCGAGACCGCGTCGAACGAGTAA
- the rpsK gene encoding 30S ribosomal protein S11, which yields MASPKTAATKAKQKKKVKKNIAAGIAHIQSTFNNTVVTITDINGNAVAWSSAGARGFKGSRKSTPFAAQLAAEEAARRAQEHGMRSVAVFVKGPGAGRESALRALQTAGFKVTLIRDVTPIPHNGCRPPKRRRV from the coding sequence ATGGCGAGTCCGAAGACAGCGGCCACCAAGGCCAAGCAGAAGAAGAAGGTCAAGAAGAACATCGCGGCTGGGATTGCGCACATCCAGTCGACGTTCAACAACACGGTCGTGACGATCACGGACATCAACGGCAATGCCGTTGCGTGGTCGTCGGCCGGTGCGCGCGGGTTCAAGGGGTCGCGCAAGTCGACGCCCTTCGCTGCGCAGCTCGCTGCCGAAGAGGCGGCGCGGCGGGCGCAGGAGCACGGAATGCGGTCGGTGGCCGTATTCGTGAAGGGCCCTGGCGCCGGGCGCGAGAGCGCGCTCCGGGCGCTTCAGACGGCCGGCTTCAAGGTGACGTTGATCCGCGACGTCACGCCCATTCCGCACAATGGTTGCCGGCCGCCCAAGCGGCGCCGGGTCTGA
- the rpsM gene encoding 30S ribosomal protein S13 — MARIAGVDLPRRKHLAYALPYLYGIGRALAKQICAKAKIPENKRVEELSDAEVRTIREILDAEYKVEGDLRREVQLNIKRLMDLGCYRGLRHRRGLPVNGQRTHTNARTRKGPRKGMLQRRPATKA, encoded by the coding sequence ATGGCACGTATTGCTGGCGTCGATCTCCCGCGTCGTAAGCATCTCGCGTATGCGCTTCCGTACCTCTATGGTATCGGCCGTGCGCTCGCGAAGCAGATCTGCGCGAAAGCCAAGATCCCCGAGAACAAGAGGGTGGAGGAGCTGAGCGACGCAGAGGTCAGGACGATCCGCGAGATCCTCGACGCCGAGTACAAGGTGGAGGGCGATCTCCGTCGTGAGGTTCAGCTCAACATCAAGCGGCTGATGGATCTCGGCTGCTACCGCGGTCTTCGGCATCGCCGCGGTCTGCCGGTGAACGGCCAGCGCACGCACACGAATGCGCGTACCCGCAAGGGTCCGCGTAAGGGCATGCTGCAGCGCCGCCCGGCGACGAAGGCGTGA
- a CDS encoding DNA-directed RNA polymerase subunit alpha, translating into MQTSGSMTMIARNWRDLIRPKGISIDTESSNNFYAKFTCEPLERGFGITIGNSLRRVLLSSLQGAAITAVRIEGALHEFTTVPDVVEDVSDIILNLKEVVFKAAAARTYTVRVDKEGPGPVYARDIQLVDGLSVLNPDHLIAVLDKKGPLAMELTVNVGRGYVPAERNKTPTMAIGTIPIDALFSPIRKVNYTIQNARVGQVTDYDKLTLEVWTNGSVLPQDAVAFAAKILKEQLSIWVNFEESEETSYQTVPGDEEPLNENLFRSVEELELSVRSANCLQNANITLIGELVQRTEQDMLKTKNFGRKSLKEIKEILANMGLSLGMKIDNWPQLLERWKAQQAQA; encoded by the coding sequence ATGCAAACCAGCGGAAGCATGACGATGATCGCGCGAAACTGGCGCGATTTGATCCGGCCGAAGGGCATCTCGATCGACACCGAGTCGTCGAACAACTTCTACGCGAAGTTCACCTGCGAGCCTCTCGAGCGCGGCTTCGGGATCACGATCGGCAACTCGCTCCGCCGCGTGCTCCTCTCGTCGCTGCAGGGCGCGGCGATCACCGCCGTCCGCATCGAGGGGGCGCTGCACGAGTTCACCACGGTGCCCGACGTCGTCGAGGACGTCAGCGACATCATCCTCAACCTCAAGGAGGTCGTCTTCAAGGCGGCCGCCGCGCGCACCTACACGGTCCGCGTCGACAAAGAGGGCCCGGGGCCGGTGTACGCGCGCGACATCCAGCTCGTCGACGGGCTCAGCGTCCTGAACCCCGACCACCTCATCGCGGTGCTCGACAAGAAGGGCCCGCTCGCGATGGAGCTGACGGTGAACGTCGGCCGCGGCTACGTGCCCGCGGAGCGGAACAAGACGCCGACGATGGCGATCGGGACGATCCCCATCGACGCGCTGTTCTCGCCCATCCGCAAGGTCAACTACACGATCCAGAACGCGCGCGTCGGTCAGGTGACCGATTACGACAAGCTGACGCTCGAGGTCTGGACGAACGGTTCGGTGCTGCCCCAGGACGCGGTCGCGTTCGCTGCGAAGATCCTGAAGGAGCAGCTCTCGATCTGGGTCAACTTCGAGGAGTCGGAGGAGACGAGCTACCAGACGGTGCCGGGCGACGAGGAGCCGCTGAACGAGAACCTCTTCCGCTCGGTCGAGGAGCTCGAGCTCAGCGTGCGCAGCGCCAACTGCCTCCAGAACGCGAACATCACCCTGATCGGCGAGCTCGTGCAGCGGACCGAGCAGGACATGCTCAAGACCAAGAACTTCGGTCGGAAGTCCCTGAAGGAGATCAAAGAGATCCTCGCGAACATGGGGCTTTCGCTCGGTATGAAGATCGACAACTGGCCGCAGCTGCTCGAGCGCTGGAAGGCGCAGCAGGCGCAAGCCTAG
- the infA gene encoding translation initiation factor IF-1, with the protein MRRSNQSSKPAKEPKGDKLEFDGVVQEALPNAMFRVKADNGLGVLATISGRMRQYYIKILPGDRVTVEVSPYDPTRGRITYRHK; encoded by the coding sequence ATGAGGCGATCGAACCAAAGCTCGAAACCCGCGAAAGAACCGAAGGGCGACAAGCTCGAGTTCGATGGTGTCGTTCAGGAGGCTCTTCCGAACGCGATGTTTCGAGTGAAGGCCGACAATGGTCTCGGGGTGCTCGCGACCATCAGCGGCCGGATGCGTCAGTACTACATCAAGATTTTGCCCGGCGATCGCGTTACGGTTGAGGTTTCGCCCTATGACCCGACGCGTGGCCGGATCACGTATCGTCACAAGTAG
- the rpsD gene encoding 30S ribosomal protein S4 — translation MARYVGPVCKLCRREGMKLYLKGERCYSEKCAYTRRPYPPGQHGQGRIKLSEYAVRLREKQKVRRIYGVLESQFHGYFQEASRRKGRTGEEMLALLERRLDNVVHRLGYAASRSEARQLVRHGHVKVNGKRLDIPSFVVRVGDRVDLTEGAKKFKFVAAAVAGADKRPIASWLDADRGSFSGAVKSTPVREDLNEPEIREQLVVEYYSR, via the coding sequence ATGGCTCGCTACGTTGGTCCTGTCTGCAAGCTCTGCCGCCGCGAAGGCATGAAGCTCTACCTCAAGGGAGAGCGCTGCTACTCGGAGAAGTGTGCCTACACGCGGCGCCCCTACCCGCCCGGCCAGCATGGTCAGGGTCGTATCAAGCTCAGCGAGTACGCCGTCCGGCTCCGCGAGAAGCAAAAGGTGCGTCGCATCTATGGCGTTCTCGAGAGCCAGTTCCACGGTTACTTCCAGGAGGCGAGCCGCCGCAAGGGCCGCACGGGTGAAGAGATGCTGGCGCTCCTTGAGCGTCGCCTCGACAACGTCGTGCACCGGCTCGGCTACGCTGCTTCGCGCTCCGAGGCGCGCCAGCTCGTGCGCCACGGTCACGTGAAGGTGAACGGCAAGCGCCTCGACATCCCGAGCTTCGTGGTTCGGGTGGGCGATCGCGTGGACCTCACCGAAGGCGCGAAGAAGTTCAAGTTCGTGGCGGCCGCTGTGGCCGGCGCGGACAAGCGCCCGATCGCCTCGTGGCTCGATGCCGACCGTGGGTCGTTCTCGGGCGCGGTCAAGTCGACCCCGGTGCGCGAGGACCTCAACGAGCCGGAGATCCGCGAGCAGCTCGTCGTCGAGTACTACTCGCGCTGA
- the rho gene encoding transcription termination factor Rho gives MHLRELKQKSMADLVQMAKGLNIEGAAGLRKQELIFALLQALAAQDQPVYGEGVLECLPDGFGFLRAPDYNYLPGPDDIYVSPSQIRRFNLRTGDAVSGPIRPPKEREAYFALLKVDKINGVSPEVARDKILFDNLTPLYPQQKFNIENGTKGFSTRIIDMLCPIGKGQRCLIVSPPRAGKTVLLQNIANAISTNHPDTTLIVLLIDERPEEVTDMQRNIKGEVISSTFDEPATRHVQVAEMVIEKAKRLVEQKHDVVILLDSITRLARAYNTVVPPSGKILSGGVDSNALHKPKRFFGAARSIEEGGSLTIIATALVDTGSRMDEVIFEEFKGTGNSEIHLDRKLMEKRIFPCLDINKSATRKEELLLPEWILQRVWLLRGLLHPLNVIDSMEFLLDKVSRTETNQEFLESMNQ, from the coding sequence ATGCACCTGCGTGAACTGAAGCAGAAATCGATGGCCGATCTGGTGCAGATGGCCAAGGGCCTCAACATCGAAGGAGCCGCGGGCCTGCGCAAGCAGGAGCTCATCTTCGCGCTCCTCCAGGCCTTGGCCGCGCAAGACCAGCCTGTCTACGGCGAGGGCGTGCTCGAGTGCCTGCCCGACGGTTTCGGCTTCCTGCGGGCGCCCGACTACAACTACCTGCCGGGTCCGGACGACATCTACGTCTCCCCGTCGCAGATCCGGCGCTTCAACCTGCGCACGGGCGACGCGGTGAGCGGCCCGATCCGGCCCCCGAAGGAGCGCGAGGCGTACTTCGCCCTGCTCAAGGTCGACAAGATCAACGGCGTCTCGCCCGAGGTCGCGCGCGACAAGATCCTCTTCGACAACCTCACGCCGCTCTACCCGCAGCAGAAGTTCAACATCGAGAACGGCACGAAGGGCTTCTCGACGCGCATCATCGACATGCTCTGCCCGATCGGGAAGGGCCAGCGATGTCTCATCGTCTCGCCGCCCCGCGCGGGCAAGACGGTGCTGCTCCAGAACATCGCCAACGCGATCAGCACGAACCACCCGGATACGACCCTCATCGTGCTGCTCATCGACGAGCGGCCCGAAGAGGTCACGGACATGCAGCGCAACATCAAGGGCGAGGTGATCAGCTCGACCTTCGATGAGCCGGCGACGCGTCACGTGCAGGTCGCGGAGATGGTCATCGAGAAGGCCAAGCGCCTCGTCGAGCAGAAGCACGACGTGGTCATCCTGCTCGACTCGATCACGCGCCTCGCCCGCGCCTACAACACCGTCGTCCCCCCGAGCGGCAAGATCCTCTCCGGCGGCGTCGACTCGAACGCCCTCCACAAGCCGAAGCGCTTCTTCGGCGCGGCCCGCTCCATCGAGGAGGGCGGCTCGCTCACGATCATCGCCACCGCGCTCGTCGACACGGGCTCGCGTATGGACGAGGTGATCTTCGAGGAGTTCAAGGGCACGGGCAACAGCGAGATCCACCTCGACCGCAAGCTCATGGAGAAGCGGATCTTCCCCTGCCTCGACATCAACAAGAGCGCGACACGCAAGGAAGAACTGCTCCTGCCCGAGTGGATCCTCCAGCGCGTGTGGCTGCTCCGCGGACTCCTGCACCCGCTCAACGTCATCGACTCGATGGAATTCCTGCTCGACAAGGTGAGCCGCACCGAGACGAACCAGGAGTTCCTCGAATCCATGAATCAGTAA
- a CDS encoding adenylate kinase: protein MIAILVGPPGSGKGTQAKVLCGKFGIPQISTGDMLRAAKAAGTLDPRYRAIMDAGGLVPDEAMIELIDKRIDDADCKKGFLLDGFPRTVPQAEALERLLAGRSLTIDAVLQLDVARSLLEERLIHRRTDKRSGQIYHLVYNPPPPDAELEHRADDRQEAVGKRLDAYEAMTAALLPYYEAKGLLRRVDGVGKPEEVTARVLGALGRAQSEES, encoded by the coding sequence ATGATCGCGATCTTGGTTGGTCCGCCCGGTTCGGGCAAAGGCACGCAGGCGAAGGTGCTCTGCGGCAAGTTTGGGATCCCGCAGATCTCGACGGGGGACATGCTTCGCGCGGCCAAGGCGGCCGGCACGCTCGATCCTCGTTACCGCGCGATCATGGACGCCGGTGGCCTCGTTCCGGATGAGGCGATGATCGAGCTCATCGACAAGCGCATCGACGACGCGGACTGCAAGAAGGGTTTCTTGCTGGACGGTTTTCCACGGACGGTGCCCCAGGCCGAGGCGCTCGAGCGTCTGCTTGCGGGTCGGAGCCTCACGATCGATGCTGTTTTGCAGCTGGATGTGGCGCGATCTCTCCTGGAGGAGCGCTTGATCCACCGTCGGACCGACAAAAGGTCTGGACAGATCTACCATCTCGTTTATAATCCGCCGCCCCCGGATGCCGAGCTAGAGCATCGGGCGGACGATCGGCAGGAGGCCGTCGGAAAGCGTCTCGATGCGTACGAGGCGATGACGGCGGCGCTCTTGCCCTACTACGAAGCAAAAGGTCTCCTCCGGCGTGTCGACGGTGTCGGCAAACCTGAGGAGGTCACGGCAAGGGTGCTCGGGGCCCTTGGCCGAGCGCAGTCGGAAGAGTCATGA
- the rpmJ gene encoding 50S ribosomal protein L36, protein MKVRPSVKKICDKCKVVRRRGVVRVICENPRHKQRQG, encoded by the coding sequence ATGAAGGTGCGACCGAGCGTCAAGAAAATCTGCGACAAGTGCAAGGTGGTGCGCCGTCGCGGCGTCGTGCGCGTGATCTGCGAGAACCCTCGCCACAAGCAGCGTCAGGGCTGA